The following are encoded in a window of Longibacter salinarum genomic DNA:
- a CDS encoding 2-oxoacid:ferredoxin oxidoreductase subunit beta: MPPGMSGDGGGLTRKDFSSDQDVRWCPGCGDYAILSTVQRLLPELDVKKENVVFISGIGCSGRFPYYMDTYGMHSIHGRAPAFATGLKSTNPELDVWIVTGDGDALSIGGNHLIHVLRRNLNTQILLFNNKIYGLTKGQYSPTSEMGKVTKSTPYGSIDQPFNPVAVALGADATFVGRTMDRDPKHMKKMMRAAHDHHGTGFLEIYQNCNIFNDGAFFEFTERETKSDRALFVEDGKPLTYANGAKGIRLDGLRPEPVDLTNGQWSADDCLVYDETSQEMATIIGRMFWRNDLPRPFGVLYRVERPTYEDLLHQQIEAVVEKRGAGDLDELLRRGNTWEIE; encoded by the coding sequence ATGCCGCCCGGCATGAGCGGGGACGGCGGCGGTCTGACGCGGAAAGACTTTTCCAGTGATCAGGACGTGCGGTGGTGCCCCGGTTGTGGTGACTACGCCATCCTCTCAACCGTGCAGCGGCTCCTTCCGGAGCTCGACGTCAAGAAGGAGAATGTCGTGTTCATCAGCGGGATCGGCTGCTCGGGGCGTTTTCCGTACTACATGGACACATACGGGATGCACTCCATCCACGGCCGCGCGCCGGCCTTCGCGACGGGGCTCAAGTCGACGAACCCGGAGCTGGACGTGTGGATCGTGACCGGGGACGGCGATGCCCTCTCGATCGGGGGCAATCACCTGATCCACGTGCTTCGCCGCAACCTCAACACGCAGATCTTGCTCTTCAACAACAAGATCTACGGTCTGACGAAGGGACAGTACAGTCCGACGTCGGAGATGGGGAAGGTGACGAAAAGCACGCCGTACGGAAGCATCGACCAGCCGTTCAACCCGGTGGCCGTCGCGCTCGGAGCGGACGCTACGTTCGTCGGCCGAACGATGGACCGCGATCCGAAGCACATGAAGAAGATGATGCGGGCCGCGCACGATCACCATGGAACCGGCTTCCTGGAGATCTACCAGAACTGCAACATCTTCAACGACGGTGCCTTCTTCGAATTCACCGAGCGGGAGACGAAGTCCGACCGTGCTCTCTTTGTCGAAGATGGCAAGCCGCTGACCTACGCGAATGGCGCGAAGGGCATTCGTCTAGACGGCCTGCGCCCCGAGCCGGTCGACCTCACGAACGGCCAGTGGTCCGCCGACGATTGCCTCGTGTACGACGAGACCAGCCAGGAGATGGCGACGATCATCGGTCGTATGTTCTGGCGGAACGATCTGCCGCGCCCGTTCGGTGTGCTGTACCGTGTGGAGCGCCCGACGTACGAAGATCTGCTCCACCAGCAGATCGAAGCCGTTGTCGAGAAGCGAGGAGCCGGCGACCTCGACGAACTCCTCCGTCGGGGCAACACCTGGGAGATCGAGTAA
- a CDS encoding DoxX family protein — protein sequence MIGNKFKTYPDLALLLLRVVFGLYMAIGHGWGKMMGGPDVWARVGGTMAMFGLDFLPTFWGFMAAFSEFVASLLVAVGFVTRPAALLVGFTMLVASSSHLMQAESPEKAAMYLVAFLVIALYGPGKYSADKMVG from the coding sequence ATGATTGGTAACAAGTTTAAGACGTACCCTGACCTTGCATTGCTCCTCCTTCGCGTCGTATTTGGTCTGTACATGGCGATCGGTCACGGCTGGGGTAAGATGATGGGCGGTCCGGATGTCTGGGCGAGAGTTGGTGGGACCATGGCGATGTTCGGTCTCGACTTCTTGCCGACGTTCTGGGGGTTTATGGCGGCATTTTCTGAGTTTGTTGCCTCCTTGCTCGTAGCAGTTGGCTTCGTGACGCGACCGGCGGCACTCCTCGTTGGGTTTACCATGCTTGTAGCGTCTTCGTCCCACTTGATGCAGGCGGAGAGCCCGGAAAAGGCGGCAATGTACCTCGTCGCTTTTCTTGTGATTGCTCTCTACGGTCCCGGCAAATACAGTGCAGACAAGATGGTCGGTTAG
- a CDS encoding DoxX family protein, producing the protein MNTSRWSSVDAALLVLRVGIGISFVFVYGFGKLFGGPEQWSQLGQNMAALGIDFWPMFWGFMGSFAEFGGALLVMLGLFTRPALGLLIATMIVAATGHITGMIDGGPWHATEMLTVFVVLLLLGPGRYSLDAMIENRFSSSTAETA; encoded by the coding sequence ATGAACACGTCTCGGTGGTCTTCCGTCGATGCGGCGCTACTTGTTTTGCGCGTCGGCATCGGCATCTCGTTTGTTTTCGTGTACGGTTTCGGAAAGCTCTTCGGTGGTCCAGAACAATGGTCGCAGCTGGGACAAAACATGGCGGCCCTCGGTATTGACTTCTGGCCCATGTTCTGGGGCTTTATGGGCTCATTTGCCGAGTTTGGCGGTGCACTGCTCGTCATGCTTGGACTGTTCACCCGTCCGGCGCTGGGGTTGCTCATCGCAACGATGATCGTGGCGGCGACCGGGCACATCACAGGAATGATCGACGGTGGTCCCTGGCACGCGACCGAGATGCTGACCGTGTTCGTCGTGCTGCTTCTGCTTGGGCCGGGACGGTATAGTCTCGACGCGATGATCGAGAACCGCTTCTCCTCGTCGACCGCAGAAACGGCCTGA
- a CDS encoding flavin monoamine oxidase family protein produces MPIAPSGSVDVVVVGAGISGLLAAYRAASEGLEVIVLEARDRVGGRCHSMEAGGVHVDLGAAWHWEEHKRVPRILEEFSLERFRQHEPGVAIYEPQRDRPVQKFEWPDVPPPSWRVAGGAQAIANAIAAELPDAVLHLGSRVRSVDREGGEADTGAVVVSGEQEDHSFMVRADICLCAVPPRLVAHTIDFGPDLPVSIRSALRRTPTWMSHSLKAGVVYERPFWREDGLSGRIRSFAGPIGDWHDATPPSSMGDHDGASGAGALFGFGPPGAVSGVDAATVRTAIIEQLTHCFGPDAADPVAVDTHDWTADSFTTPEQGSACQGQHPEPVPELASSYWNGQLHFIAAETAQDHPGFLDGAIEAAERWDRDGGYDAVRFGQAI; encoded by the coding sequence ATGCCAATAGCTCCTTCCGGATCGGTTGATGTCGTCGTCGTTGGTGCCGGCATCTCCGGACTGCTCGCGGCGTATCGTGCCGCATCGGAGGGGTTAGAGGTCATTGTTCTGGAGGCGAGGGATCGCGTCGGCGGGCGCTGCCACAGCATGGAAGCGGGCGGCGTGCACGTCGACCTTGGTGCGGCGTGGCACTGGGAGGAGCACAAGCGTGTGCCGCGAATCCTGGAGGAGTTTAGCCTGGAGCGGTTTCGCCAGCATGAGCCCGGTGTCGCGATCTATGAGCCTCAGCGCGACCGCCCGGTGCAGAAATTCGAGTGGCCCGATGTCCCACCCCCATCTTGGCGCGTTGCCGGAGGGGCTCAGGCCATTGCGAATGCCATCGCCGCCGAGCTGCCTGACGCCGTCCTGCACCTGGGAAGTCGCGTGAGGTCCGTCGACCGGGAGGGCGGCGAGGCGGATACAGGGGCCGTCGTCGTCTCAGGAGAGCAGGAAGACCATTCATTTATGGTGCGGGCTGACATTTGCCTGTGTGCCGTCCCGCCCCGTCTCGTTGCGCACACAATCGACTTCGGTCCCGACCTACCGGTATCGATCCGCTCCGCGCTCCGCCGTACGCCCACATGGATGAGCCACAGTTTGAAGGCAGGCGTCGTATACGAACGACCCTTCTGGCGGGAAGACGGGCTCTCTGGACGAATTCGTAGCTTCGCTGGCCCGATCGGGGATTGGCACGATGCCACTCCGCCGTCATCGATGGGAGATCATGACGGGGCCTCGGGCGCGGGAGCACTGTTCGGCTTCGGTCCGCCGGGCGCCGTCTCGGGTGTCGACGCGGCGACGGTACGCACAGCCATCATCGAACAACTCACGCATTGCTTCGGCCCCGATGCGGCGGACCCGGTCGCCGTTGACACCCACGACTGGACTGCCGATTCGTTCACGACGCCCGAGCAGGGGAGTGCGTGTCAGGGCCAGCATCCAGAGCCGGTACCGGAACTCGCGTCATCCTACTGGAACGGACAGCTGCACTTCATTGCAGCAGAAACGGCGCAGGACCATCCCGGATTTCTTGACGGCGCCATCGAGGCGGCTGAACGATGGGACCGGGACGGAGGCTACGACGCTGTACGATTCGGCCAGGCGATCTGA
- a CDS encoding DJ-1/PfpI family protein — MAKKILMIAGDFGEDYETMVPFQMLQMVGHTVHAVCPDKEAGETVKTAIHDFEGDQTYTEKPGHNFALNATFDDIDVTEYDALVLPGGRAPEYLRLNDQVLEYIRHFFEENKPVAAVCHAAQLLTAADVVDGRRLSAYPACAPEVEAAGGTYEDIDMSESVTDGNLVTAPAWPAHPAWIAAFLEVLGTRIDHSDPVTA, encoded by the coding sequence ATGGCTAAAAAGATTTTGATGATCGCCGGCGACTTCGGCGAAGACTACGAGACGATGGTCCCCTTCCAGATGCTGCAGATGGTGGGCCACACCGTGCACGCCGTTTGCCCGGACAAGGAAGCGGGTGAGACGGTCAAAACGGCGATCCACGACTTCGAGGGCGACCAGACGTACACGGAGAAGCCGGGCCACAATTTCGCGCTAAACGCTACGTTCGATGACATCGACGTGACCGAGTACGACGCACTGGTCCTGCCAGGCGGACGGGCGCCGGAGTACCTGCGCCTCAACGACCAGGTGCTGGAGTACATCCGCCACTTCTTCGAAGAGAATAAACCGGTGGCAGCGGTCTGCCACGCCGCACAGCTTCTGACGGCTGCAGATGTGGTTGACGGGCGACGCCTTTCTGCGTACCCAGCCTGTGCGCCGGAAGTTGAAGCCGCGGGCGGCACGTACGAAGATATCGACATGAGCGAGTCGGTCACCGACGGTAATCTGGTGACGGCACCGGCATGGCCCGCCCATCCCGCCTGGATCGCGGCCTTTCTCGAAGTTCTCGGCACGCGTATCGACCATTCGGATCCGGTGACCGCGTGA
- a CDS encoding FG-GAP-like repeat-containing protein has protein sequence MDREDIFHETGDRLAIALPSGTLLRDQFRIGRVLGAGGFGVTYLGFDELLERPVAVKEYFPRHLAVDRTDNNTVKPRSSTQDPDFDFGLQRFLQEARTLAKFEDHPNIVRVRTFFGENGTGYLVMNFYEGFTLEEYIESQSGWLPEDEALYIIHDVLDGLQAAHDAGVLHRDIDPSNIYLNGDGRVVLLDFGAARTAVGERTQTLSVMLKRGYAPHEQYHSRGEQGPWTDIYACSATLYRTLTGYKPPEAPARVMSEDLVPPSEISPGLSEEINDAVVAGLEVLPQSRPQSIEAFRDLLPARPDITAAAWIDGNRVPHDHEPSEDDLGDAVVEIRTDADCRLYVNGRVSEILEAGQTVSLNLSSGWHRLRAVRTDRAAASGGTATLTTTATTSASNQGDYVSLHDLIWQSEISASPESPTAVHVTFGPDAPTFPATKVSPVRESTGQTETIAPGEDARSTGRVDVAPSEDAASDDAHVSKEQDEEQESSASSKDANGQAVEESGDEETESEDDSPAEPGETTTDEPERSLSRVQVEYSADDDTTAQSDIEVALHHASRAARKVSKRVATEASEAIGRTRDATTTVARSMSDRMKKVDFSDYWARIGRSMSSGGTADGDDGDADTTTDEAAKSSDVGGMAFGSTDSKRALQIGGVAAIALFLIVGGWWAVLGSSAPKQPVNKAPVTGDDLATTQSDVVQVNVIANDRDPEGRSLRLASVMALPGSVGAVSQLDSARIQFRPADGFAGVAEIHHTVMDADSNFSDGILRIHVPFSKEPSRTFVAPRDPQVLTPADVDGDGTLDLLTATYAGNRILLFSLGRDEPVEVMDGATGAIDASAADMDGDGDVDVLAAAFRNDAVYIVQNVSTGEELAFSEPIALPTPVEGALLAQPADVNGDGQPDVVAVSQISGRIVWFENRSASGGFKFSEAKTIATGFGSLEAAVVADIDGDGDPDVASADYQEDTVSWHENDGTGTFVTHRIDESARGVIAVAAADVDGDGRRDVLASTATDDRVVWYRRQPTDSLSSGSASFSDPILVSDSVDEPESIAVADVDMDGDNDVMTASFRSGVVAWHENLGDRTFGAVHVITRDAPEALAVLPIDFDADGDVDITVASQGNDRITWFENAIISDETPGASTASPDTSQSPESAGS, from the coding sequence ATGGATCGAGAAGACATCTTCCATGAAACTGGTGATCGCCTGGCGATCGCACTCCCGTCCGGTACATTGTTACGGGACCAGTTTCGGATTGGCCGTGTGCTCGGCGCCGGAGGGTTTGGTGTCACGTACCTCGGCTTTGATGAACTGCTGGAACGACCGGTGGCGGTGAAGGAGTACTTTCCGCGTCACCTTGCCGTCGATCGGACGGATAATAACACGGTTAAGCCTCGCTCGTCGACGCAGGATCCCGACTTTGACTTCGGGCTGCAGCGATTCCTTCAGGAAGCGCGGACGCTCGCCAAGTTTGAGGACCATCCGAATATCGTGCGGGTGCGAACGTTTTTTGGCGAGAACGGCACCGGTTATCTCGTGATGAACTTCTACGAGGGCTTTACCCTCGAAGAGTATATCGAGTCCCAGTCGGGCTGGCTGCCGGAAGACGAGGCCCTCTACATCATCCACGACGTCCTGGACGGTCTTCAGGCGGCCCACGACGCGGGCGTCCTGCATCGTGATATCGACCCGTCGAATATCTATTTAAATGGCGACGGCCGGGTCGTTTTGCTCGACTTCGGTGCGGCGCGAACCGCTGTCGGTGAGCGCACGCAGACGCTCTCGGTGATGCTGAAGCGGGGGTACGCACCGCACGAACAGTATCACTCGCGAGGAGAGCAAGGGCCCTGGACCGATATTTATGCCTGCTCCGCGACGCTGTATCGGACCCTAACCGGGTACAAGCCGCCTGAGGCACCGGCTCGTGTCATGAGTGAGGATCTTGTGCCACCGAGCGAGATCTCGCCGGGCTTGTCGGAGGAAATCAACGACGCGGTCGTGGCAGGACTCGAAGTCCTTCCGCAGAGCCGGCCACAGAGCATTGAAGCGTTCCGGGACTTGCTTCCCGCCCGCCCCGACATCACGGCGGCAGCCTGGATCGACGGTAACCGTGTCCCGCACGATCACGAGCCCTCCGAGGATGACCTTGGCGATGCAGTTGTCGAGATCCGCACGGATGCCGACTGTCGCCTTTACGTCAATGGCCGGGTTTCCGAAATCCTTGAAGCTGGGCAAACCGTTTCCCTGAACCTGTCCAGCGGCTGGCATCGCCTGCGAGCCGTGCGCACGGACCGGGCGGCTGCGTCCGGTGGAACCGCCACTCTGACGACGACTGCGACGACGTCCGCCAGCAATCAGGGCGACTATGTTTCACTTCACGACCTGATCTGGCAGTCGGAAATCAGCGCTAGCCCGGAGAGCCCCACCGCTGTTCACGTCACGTTTGGGCCGGATGCCCCGACCTTCCCGGCCACGAAGGTGTCGCCGGTGCGTGAGTCCACGGGACAGACCGAAACGATTGCACCCGGTGAAGACGCTCGGTCAACGGGCCGTGTCGATGTAGCACCGAGCGAAGACGCTGCATCGGACGATGCTCACGTCAGCAAAGAGCAAGACGAAGAACAAGAGTCTTCGGCTTCGTCCAAGGATGCGAACGGGCAGGCGGTTGAAGAGTCTGGAGATGAAGAGACGGAATCAGAGGACGATTCCCCAGCGGAGCCCGGTGAGACCACAACGGACGAGCCGGAGCGCTCTCTGTCACGGGTGCAGGTCGAATATTCGGCTGACGATGACACGACCGCCCAGTCCGACATCGAGGTCGCACTTCATCACGCGTCCCGGGCCGCCCGCAAGGTGAGCAAGCGCGTCGCTACGGAAGCCTCGGAGGCCATTGGGCGGACGCGAGATGCGACGACCACGGTGGCGCGCTCGATGTCCGACCGCATGAAGAAGGTCGATTTCTCAGATTACTGGGCGCGCATCGGTCGGAGCATGTCGAGTGGTGGCACAGCCGATGGTGACGACGGGGACGCGGATACGACGACCGATGAGGCCGCCAAATCGTCTGATGTTGGTGGCATGGCGTTCGGGTCCACGGATTCGAAGCGCGCACTACAGATCGGCGGGGTCGCGGCCATCGCGCTATTCCTGATCGTCGGAGGCTGGTGGGCGGTGCTCGGCAGCAGCGCCCCGAAACAGCCAGTGAACAAGGCCCCGGTCACGGGAGATGATCTTGCGACGACACAGTCTGATGTCGTTCAGGTCAACGTGATAGCGAATGACCGAGACCCGGAAGGCCGGTCTCTCCGGCTTGCATCGGTGATGGCGCTGCCCGGAAGCGTGGGGGCGGTATCTCAGCTCGACAGTGCACGTATTCAGTTCCGGCCGGCAGACGGGTTCGCGGGGGTTGCGGAGATTCATCACACCGTGATGGATGCAGATAGCAATTTCTCCGATGGCATTTTGCGAATCCACGTTCCGTTTTCCAAAGAGCCGTCTCGCACATTCGTTGCTCCCCGGGACCCGCAGGTGCTGACTCCGGCCGACGTCGACGGGGATGGAACGCTCGATCTCCTCACGGCCACATACGCCGGCAATCGGATCCTGCTCTTTTCGCTGGGTCGCGATGAACCGGTTGAAGTGATGGACGGGGCAACCGGGGCGATCGACGCATCGGCTGCAGACATGGATGGTGATGGAGACGTGGACGTTCTCGCGGCCGCCTTTCGGAACGATGCCGTCTACATCGTACAGAACGTATCGACAGGGGAGGAGCTTGCGTTCTCCGAACCGATTGCCCTGCCGACGCCCGTTGAAGGTGCATTGCTCGCACAACCTGCGGACGTAAATGGTGACGGCCAACCGGATGTCGTCGCGGTGTCGCAGATCAGTGGGCGAATCGTCTGGTTTGAGAATCGAAGCGCATCGGGCGGTTTCAAGTTCTCCGAGGCGAAGACGATCGCGACGGGTTTTGGGAGTCTGGAAGCCGCCGTCGTAGCTGACATCGATGGTGATGGCGATCCGGATGTTGCGTCCGCGGATTATCAGGAGGACACCGTTTCGTGGCACGAGAACGATGGGACTGGCACATTCGTCACGCACCGCATCGACGAGTCGGCGCGAGGCGTCATCGCTGTCGCAGCAGCCGATGTGGATGGTGACGGGCGGCGTGACGTGCTGGCCAGCACCGCTACGGATGATCGAGTGGTCTGGTATCGCCGTCAGCCCACCGACTCGCTAAGCAGCGGATCCGCTTCGTTTAGTGACCCGATTCTCGTTTCCGATAGCGTCGATGAACCAGAGTCGATTGCGGTTGCCGATGTCGATATGGACGGCGATAACGACGTCATGACGGCGTCCTTCCGGTCCGGTGTGGTTGCGTGGCACGAAAATCTCGGTGACCGGACGTTCGGAGCGGTCCACGTCATCACGCGCGATGCGCCGGAAGCGCTCGCCGTGTTGCCGATCGACTTCGATGCCGATGGTGATGTCGATATCACCGTCGCTTCGCAGGGCAATGACCGGATTACCTGGTTTGAGAACGCCATCATTTCTGATGAGACGCCAGGCGCCTCGACCGCATCGCCTGACACGTCTCAGTCTCCTGAATCCGCGGGGTCGTAG
- a CDS encoding dipeptidase, whose translation MPVSGCRGQSSEPDSANTLPTDSVVDTSIVRLLPPTLATDGDTIAWASGRVASLVADDSLWAKAMQIHFNAIVLDGHVDVPTLMVDDEYDITQRHSSNRSHVDLPRMHEGGLDGAIFSIYVAPYYGEGARAVARARAQIETVRRQLGDAPGDIVLATRAEDVRDVARRGGTPIVLGLEGGHAIAGSPDTLRALAAEGIRYVTLTHVNTNGWADSSQDEAKHGGLSPLGEKMVRTMNNLGVLVDLAHVSDSTFADAVRVSRAPVIVSHSSCRALTPTVRNVSDEQLRAVAENGGVVMINFFDAMVNPHLDADLFAEARRRVRSSGRGMAYLWSAVYDLRRERKRSGATWGDVVKHIDHAVRVAGIDHVGLGSDFDGVFDLPRGLSDVTALPRITYGLLRRGYSEKDVRKILGGNVLRVLDQAERHAER comes from the coding sequence ATGCCCGTATCGGGATGCCGTGGGCAGAGCAGTGAACCGGACTCGGCGAATACACTGCCGACCGACTCCGTCGTGGACACCTCAATCGTTCGTCTCTTGCCTCCGACTCTAGCTACCGACGGAGACACAATAGCCTGGGCGAGCGGACGCGTTGCATCCCTGGTAGCTGACGACTCCCTCTGGGCGAAAGCGATGCAGATTCATTTCAACGCGATCGTTCTCGACGGTCACGTGGATGTCCCCACGCTCATGGTTGACGATGAGTACGACATCACGCAACGGCACTCGTCGAACCGGAGTCACGTCGATCTTCCGAGAATGCACGAAGGCGGACTGGACGGCGCGATCTTCTCGATTTACGTCGCACCGTACTACGGAGAGGGAGCGAGAGCTGTCGCCCGGGCTCGTGCTCAGATCGAAACCGTTCGTCGTCAACTGGGTGACGCGCCAGGTGACATCGTACTGGCGACACGTGCCGAGGACGTACGAGATGTCGCGAGGCGCGGGGGAACGCCCATTGTACTTGGGCTCGAAGGAGGACACGCGATCGCTGGTTCGCCCGATACGCTTCGTGCACTTGCGGCTGAAGGGATTCGCTACGTTACGCTCACGCACGTGAACACCAATGGCTGGGCGGATAGCTCGCAGGATGAGGCGAAGCACGGCGGGCTCAGTCCGCTCGGGGAAAAGATGGTGCGCACCATGAATAATCTTGGTGTGCTCGTCGACCTTGCGCACGTTTCGGACTCCACGTTCGCAGATGCTGTCCGCGTGTCGCGTGCTCCCGTCATCGTGAGCCATTCATCGTGTCGGGCTCTCACGCCGACTGTGCGAAACGTAAGTGACGAACAGCTGCGGGCCGTGGCGGAAAACGGCGGTGTTGTGATGATTAACTTTTTCGACGCGATGGTCAATCCGCATCTTGACGCCGATCTTTTTGCCGAAGCTCGGCGTCGGGTGCGGTCGTCTGGACGTGGAATGGCGTATCTCTGGTCGGCCGTTTACGACCTCCGACGTGAACGGAAGCGATCGGGTGCGACGTGGGGCGACGTGGTCAAACACATTGATCACGCCGTCAGGGTCGCGGGGATTGACCACGTCGGGCTGGGGTCTGATTTCGATGGCGTCTTCGATCTGCCGCGCGGTCTTTCAGATGTGACAGCCCTGCCTCGAATCACGTACGGTCTGCTTCGCCGGGGGTATTCGGAGAAGGACGTTCGGAAAATCCTCGGCGGGAATGTTCTTCGTGTGCTCGATCAAGCAGAGAGGCACGCTGAAAGGTAA